A segment of the Amblyomma americanum isolate KBUSLIRL-KWMA chromosome 6, ASM5285725v1, whole genome shotgun sequence genome:
TATTTTTATATACTCTCTCTGTCCGCCTCCTTACCCCGTACCCACAATGCGTCCGTGCAACTGGAAGCGATCCCTTCTACCTGTCTTTCTTGCGACCATGTCTGGCGAAGGCTGACCTTTAGCCCTCATAGAAAGAAGAGCGAGTGCACAGGCGTGTTTGCCTTCACTGAGCGTTGCGAGACTTGCTGTGCAGACTTCATGCCTTTCATATACCCGGCTATCACGAGCAAAGGAAGATCACGCCTAGGTTCGCCAGTCCCGATGTCGCGgtttttgtccccccccccccccccccccccgttagcAATGGAAGCTTTCTGTAGCCTTTGTAAAAAATGCATAGCCCGTCTGATTTGTTTCTGGGTCTTGCTGTGTGACTCGTCTTCTATCACCACCGTTCAAAATCTCTTCAAGTTGAGATTATGTCTGGCGCAGTCACCTCTGAAGCTTTCCAGTGGTGCTAGGGTGCCTGGCCACACGACTTAGAAGGAAACGCCAAGGACTGTAAATTTTTTCGAGTGATGCTCAGTAAAAATGCACCGCAAAAACAGTTGTAGGACCTGATTCCTCAATAAGTCCCTACGAACCTTTGACCGCTCATAATAGAACGCTGTCGTGTGGCCGTCTGTAGCCCTCATGAATCGTGAGCACAGTGTTTACACCAAATTAACCTCATAGTAAAGAGTAATCAAGCAACGCCTCTGCAGAGAATGCGTCATTGAGCCTGTCGTACGTATGGATGGCATCACTTGTGCTTGGAGAATTTTCGTGCAACAAAGTGCAGCTCAGCAGTGAGCTTTGTTGCAAAAGCAAGTAATTGATTGCTGTGGTTGTCATGGATCAGTTGGAAGGCGTTTCAATGAGGCTGTGAAGGttgtgtttttctctttttttctctgtttaGATATGGCAGATGCTACTCTGAAAATTGGTACACGGACACCGTTTAGCAAGGTTACACCGGTGTAGATTAGCAAGCCGGTGACGAACGCACTTCGGGCATTGACTTCTGATCTTCGgattttagtgaaaaaaaaatgttcctgcGTCTTTCCTGCGCTTGTAGCCGCTTAGTTAAGGCAAACAGCTGTAATCATTGTCTCGAAGTTTGCTCTAATCCAAAGCGTAGCGACTGTATCTGCAGCCAACAATTTATTGGTCGCCAGTACAGTAACCTGGAACCTAGTTTTAAATGTTCCCTGTTGGCTAACCTCCTTAGGTGCCCATCCCTCTAATTATGACACTACAAAGACTGGGTAACATTAGTTAATGCCTTATAATGCCGACGCAGCACTTCAAACTCGCATAACTTCTTCACTGCTGGTATTCTTAGATGGAATTCGAAAACTCCGTCACCATCCTTCTGCACAAACTATACCACAATAACGCGTACGAGGAACGAAATTTACACATTCCTGATGAGCTTTAGCAAGTTTTCAGGGCACAAAACTCCGCAATGTGTTCCGGGTAGCAGTGAGCCACACTTTACAAGTATAATCGTTTGGCTTCTTAACCTCAATAGTTTCAGTAGAGTTAACACAAGAAGAAAGAGCAACCATGCTCTGCAAGTTTTCTGAAGTGAAATCAAAAGATATTTGGCAAAAAAAAGAACGCAGTATTTTTGCACACAATAATGCAGATGTGAAAGAACTCAATTCCACAGCAATGTGCCCGTGTTAGCTGTATGCTTGCTTCTTGAGTGCCAAGCGGATTGATCTTAATAATGCTTAATGTTTTAAACCCCACTAGACTGCTCGGATGCCATGACCATAGCAGTTTCGTAGTGATTCATTAACACCGTTTGGCCCAATGTACATCGCCATTTATTTCTGCGCAAATTGTAAAAAGTTATTTTCATCAGGAGATCGAAGTACACTAAATGCGGTTGACTTGGTTTTGGTCCTTCAGGCTAGCATCACGTATATATTACTGCTTAAGTTCCACATTACGCTGTCTCTGGTTTCATAAATCATAATTTTTATGTCAGTATAAAAAAATTATATGAGAGGTGATCACATTTCACGCCTAATGGAACACTGTTATTTCCTTGACACCGCGAGATACGGGCGTCAAAATTTGCGACATACTAAAATGTTTGCTTATGGGAGCTCTAAGCGTGATAAGTGCGCACTTCAGGGCAACTGGTGCATTCGTAAATTAAAAGaacatctcgtttttttttctttttatgtatgCGAATGCTAGGAAATAATCTTATTGAACAGCCGCGTTAGCATTCCAATGTATATGTTGCGATAGAATTTCCTTAATATTTATTCTTAAGAGGCGTCTTTTGCCGTATTCAGTGAAGTGCATATGACCTTGCGCTCTTAATTTCTGGTAGAAAAATATACTCGAACATTTCTAGATTCTTGAGCGTTTAATATTTGCACTTTGCTAGAATTTTTGTCGTAAAAACTTATTAGAGTCCGCAGTGGGTCAGTCGTAAAGTATTACGCCCTCTTGGCAAAGGTACCTTTGGACCACTTTGTTGATGACGTCCGAGTACGACAACGTCGGCTGGGGCCTCTGCGGCCAAAAGTTCTTCTTTTTCGTCGCCTCAACGATCAGAAGTGGTATCTGAAAGTAGATGAACGGGCTGGGAACGATGAGTGCCTCGTTAATGTAGTGCATCCACAGCCGCGTCCTGTAGAACTTCCAGTGGACTTCGGCGTTGTCGACGACTTTCTGGAAGGTCCCCGTGACGATGGCGATGAGCGAGTTGAGCATGGCGACGAGCATGAGCACCTGGTAGAAGGAGTACATCGTGGAGCCCACGAATTCCGTGAACTTGTGCTCGTTGATGGACCCGTCGTCGGCGTTCGCCACCACAACGTCCGCCTGGTCTTCGGACGCCACTCCCAGCATTCGGTGGAACAACGTCTTCATGGAATTTGTGAATGTAGTGAAAGCCGGGTTCTGCTTCACTTCGTCACCGTCCGGGTCTTTCCGCTTCATTCCGAGGTAGGGCTCGTACATACGCGTCAGGCCGAACGCGAACGCCAGCATGATGCAGACGCAGATGAAGAGGAAGCGAGCGATCTCGACCATCATCGACGAGATGGACACCTGCAGCGGACCAAGCTTGGCGCTCTCCTGGAAAAAGAACATGAGCTTGAAGACGCTGAGTACGGAGGAGACTGCGAAGAGCGCCTCGTGTATCAGCGTGCTGTCCGTGCTGGGCCAGTCTTTCCTGGGCGGCACGCTGCCTTCGCTGGGGTCTCCGAGCATCTCCACCCAGGCCACTATCCAGAAGATGAAGGTGAGAAAGAATACGCTGAGCATGACTATGTCGTACCAGTGCCACAGGTTCCTGAAGTAGCGTGACGGGCCGATGGAGACGCAGTGTATGACTTCTTCGAACGCGTAGCCCATTACCCAGATGACGATGAACCACTCGACGCCAGTGCTGGGAGCTCCCCTGGTCGTTCTTGATTTGTCGAGCGTGATTTGAAGGTACACAAAGAACACGAAGAGAATCCTTGCCGCGAAGTGGTTCATGTACTTGCTCACGGGGCTAGACCAGTGTTTGGCCGTGGTAGACTCTGGTTTTAACTTGACCCACACCGCTATGACAGGCAAGGTGAAGAACCTCACGACGAAGTGGAAGATCTTGACATGGAACGGAAGCCGATTCCAAGCCTGAAACTCTCCTTCCCATTCGAGCCGCAACACTTGCTGGACGTAGCTGTGGGTAACGAATTCGCGCTCGTTGTATTGTAGGGCCAGGATGACGCGAGGAAAAGCCAGGTGCCCCACCGAGCCCTCAAGACCGGCCCTTCGTtccaagagcacgcgcgtctcgtCCACCGTGCGACACTGGTCGAGTAGCCGGCAGATGAACGTACGAAGCTTGGCCACTTCTTCGCTGTACGCCATGCGGAACTCTTCTTGGCCATCCGCCGTCTCCCTCATGCTCTGCACGTAGATGAAAGAATCAAGGAAAGGGTCTCCTGACACCTGGAGCATGTAGTGCGGATTGCAGATGGCCTTGTAGGTGTTCAGGTTTCGAGTGGACACGTTGACCCCTTCTAGGCTCATTAccttgaggcaggtcttgcagaGGCAAGAAGCCTTGTGCGGTGGCTCAACCGTGCAGCCTCGCTTCACGAAGAAGCGTATGATTGCCCAGTGCCCCAACTGCGCTGCCAAAATGACGGGCGACACATCGGAGGTGTAGGTGGGGCTGGACGAGTATCCGCGCGTCTCGCACTGGCGATCACTCTTGCCCAGCTCTTCGACGAAGAACCGGGTCAATGCCAAGTCTCCGGTCTCGACCGCGTGCAAAAGCACGTCCTTGAGGCGGACGCCGCTCTGAACCAAGGTCCTCACCATTGGTAGGTTCTTGTTCCGTGCCGCGACGTGCAGGACAGTGTATCCTTGACAGTTCAGGCAGTCCTTCTTCAGTTTAGGATGATTCGTGAAGAATGCTGCCAGATCACTTATCTTTCCGGACTCGACCAGCTCGAAGTAGTGCAACTCGTCGGTATCTAGTTCCGGAAGCGCGGCTGGTTCCACTCCGTCCTGCTGATTGAGGGACGTAGAAGAGGCGACAATATGAACTTCGTCTTCGGTCTCCATGACGCCTGCGACGGCGTGCATAAGCCTTTTCTGTGGTTTGGGAGGCATCTTGGCGGGTAGCTTTTGTTCGTTGCGCCACGGCCTTCACACGAAGCTcgcgtctttttcttcctttcccaaGTGTTGGCAGGCAATCGCGATGTGTCTGAAAGTCGCGCATACCTCAAGCCGAAGAAGACGTTTGCAGTGTATCTATCTCGTGCTATTGTTGTAACTTTACACATTTGGAAAGCTCATGTGCCCTCTGACAGACCTGTTTTGTCCCTCAGTAATACTAACTGGATTGACGCTATGAACGTGCCTGATGTCATGTCTTTTCTTAGCAGCGCATCTCGAATAAGCGTTGTCTTTCCGGAAGACAATTTAAAAGTGTCACGTAGGGTGGAGTAACCTCTGCGTATTGTTCAATAGCTCGTGAAATTGACGTGATGTCTGCTCAGAGCCGATTCTCGTTTCTATGTTATGCGTGTAGCCACTTATAAAATTTCCGTTTATATAGTAAGTTCATGTGGCATGATACGACGTGTTGGATATTTGGTGCATTAAGACTATTCTGCTCAGCTTGTAAATTCAAACAATTTCATTTAACCTCAGGCGTTCAGGACAAGAAGTCCATTAATTTGTGAAGCCAAGCAAGGTGTACGTGACCTGTCAGGACTAAAGACTCTCGCTAGATGGTAAGTGATGGATGAGCCTAGTGGCTCAAATCGGCGTGACAGATTGAACCTGCCTTTGGGGCTTTATAAACGAGGGCATGTCGGTTTGACCTTGTATCAGGCAGCGCTGACTTAGCGTTGACCAGGTAAGTTTCTCTTAAACACGACTAGGAAGAATGTTTCAAGCAAACGCAACTTCTTCGGGCCAGCGCTTGCCAGGAGCTGTGGGACACAGATAGGAACCAGAAGTTGCCTTTATGCATTCCATTATCTCATCTCGACACCAGGGGCTAGCGGGATCTCGGCCCGCCAGAAAAATATATAATCGTGGTCCGATAGACCTGCTTCCGTACAGCTTCCAACTgtattaaaagaacgtcttgctgggcaagttggtaactgaacatctttttggttacaggcgcgaaaacagacacaacacaaggtagaaaaacgggacggagcgccactcacaactgattcattcgaaggcaacacggacaacgGCAGTCGCTGAAAGCCTTCTACaaaagatgaagagaaaggctgtgagagctggggaagatgtccctcgagaagaggtggtgcggcCCATgatggtgccctatgtgcacaagctagcccacaacttgaagaaggtcgcgatcaggcatggtgtgccgcttgttttttcagctccagaaaagctcggaagcctttgctctcgtattgagagagactgaaaagaagaaagagggtgtggcaccaaacatgggcgatctttcatgaagtgcgccgaaggtgtTGTCTACAAAATTTCCCTCTCCTGCGGCCGCttctatatagggcaaactggacgctgcgttaacgAGCAAATCAGGAAACACGAaagaaacgtagagcaagataaataaataaggcccaaatatgcctaagcatataaaaTCCTGCCCGTGACGCTCTTGTGAGCCACGTTTTTTCGGTGcgcgaattctatcaaaaagcaaagacacacaagccagagaattaatcgaagctttttttattgcaaagaaaggaagcatgtgcatcagcgacacgtccatatctttgtataaggcaaagaacaattttttcactcgttcgctatcatatcaaatTTGAAGTTGATAGCATTTCTTGCAtgtacgatggtatatatttgtccgtgttgccttcgaataaatcagttgtgagtggcgctccgtcccgtctttctaccttgtgttgtgtctgttttcgcgcctgtaaccaaaaagttTCCAACTGTACTCGCTCACATAGAGTTATCAAATAACTTCTATACTAAGTGTGGAATGGTCGACCAGTTAGATCAGTAGGGCATTGTGAGAAGCTTCCCCAAAGAAGATTTCCTGGATCAGTACAATAGCGGCCAAGACTGGCCAAAGTTTTAGGTATGACGACTGACAAGGATAGGTGAGGCGAAAGCTCACTGCAAAGGATGTAATGCACCTGTAAAGAAGCTGGCCGTGTCCTGTGGCCTGGGCGCTATTCTTCTGGGAAGGTTAACTGGCGTGAGATgagcgaagaaaagaaaacctATACTGATTGCCTCTACCACATAAGTTCATCGCTGCAGACAAAGATTCTAGATATTAGCAAGGTCGGACATCGGAGTTAGGCGAACATATCCTTTTAGGAGACAGTACCTCTCCATTCCCTTGAGGAAGTTCGCCGGTGGGGTCGTTAGTCAGCTGAAACCGACCAATCAGAAATAGGAAAGCAAATGCTCATTCCAGGGCAACCGCCACGAACAGGGCAAAAGAGATATAGTGCTTTTCGCAGCAAAGGCTGGGTAAGAAAATAACAGTcacattggtttggtttatgggggcttaacgtcccaaagcgactcaggctatgagggacgccgtactgaagggctcaggaaatttcgaccacctggggttctttaacgttcactgacatcgcaatagcacgcgggcctctagaatttcgcctccatcgaaattagaccgccgcggccgaggtcgaacccgcgtctttctgtccggcagccgagcgccatagccactcagccaccgaggcggctatAACAGTCACATTAAAAAGCAATATAATAGAGCGGAAAGCTATAGTCTTTGCGAAACGCTACGCTAAAACCCCGTTTAGCACGTTAAACGTGACATGCCGAAGTTGCGTACAATATTATTATTGGTGAGACAACGTAACAGAAAAGACGAGATTTTTAGTTTTGTTCATTATCTTTTTTCCTTCAATGCAAACCATGGCTTCTAAACGTAGCTGAAAGCATTagtgctggctttttttttttgcatggaatGCTGCTCTTAAGGTGTGAGCGTCATGAGTATTATACTCGACGCGTCTTAGGTTACAGCATCGCTTTTGATTATTGCATTGTTGAAAGTGCAGGCAGTTCCGCGAGACGGTTTTCTCTCGACTGCACTTCGAGCTTTGCtatttttctttcagtttctGTCTTACTTCTCGTCACGTTTCTCTTTTGTGCCTACTTAACGCAGTGGTACCCATTAGGCGCCTTTTTTTTCGCCACTTATCGCCCTCTTTCATTTCAAGCAGAATCCTCGAAATGAGATACTTCGCGCTAGGGAACTTTTGTGGAATGACAACTGTCAGCTCCTGTTTATACACTGTGCCTGGAATCATTGGTTTGCTGATATAGCAGGAAAATGCTTGTTTCTTCTATTTGGTGATAGGTAACCGGAACGAAACGGCACTTTGCATATCTTGTTTTTATACGATGCGCAAGATTTGATCCCTGTAATTTTTTCTGTCTCCTACAACGTACTGAGGCGCCCTCTTCTTTGAGCTACTAATGTCAGGCACCTTCCTGTGAGTGACCGCTGCTTGGATGGCGAGGAActgagtttggtttggtttgatacCGCAGTTCATAGTTTTTATTCCTCCGACGCAGCAACTACCGCCGCCAGCAACTATACTTCGCAATGACCTCCCCATGTTCTGGGGCTTCGAAGGGAGGCTTAGCGCGACAAAGCAAGGACAAGACAGGGACGCAGGACGAGCGCTATTTTGTCGCGCGAAGCCATCCTTCAAAATCACCTAGCCCGAAATTCCCCTTTGCTCGTGCTCTCAGACGAATGGATGCATAGCGCTAGAATATTCGAACGAAGCACTAGTGACGGATGCCTGGCAGGGTTTGAATCATCTGGCAGTGTTGGCCTTTTGGTAGAGCATTAGcgaggcgctgggttcgatcccagtaccaccgggtacccaccgggttTCTAATGGCTACAAGATTGGCCCCGACCTGGCGCTCGGCTTTTCTGTGGTGCAATACTTGGGAAGAATAGTGGATCAAAGCGCAGCATTGACGGGTAAGTTAAACAACTGAAATCCGCCTCGTGCAGTAGAGCccacttgtggcccttttttaaAATAGGAGCAGctgccttgtggtagagcatccgcctcgcattcgggatgAGCTGGGTTTGATCCGCAGTacctccgggtacccaccggttttctgatgGGCACAAATTTTCCCCCGGTCTGGTGATCGGCTTTTatggggtgaaatgtttgggaagaGTCTTTGATCAAAGCGTTGCATTGACTATTGTTTTCAAAATAATACTCATTACATTTTGTTTGCTCCTGCTGATTGTTGGTATAATTCAAAAAACTTGTATAGTGCCATATCTGTTTCATAGAGAACGTGGGACACCCTTTGCTGCTTCAGTAGTCTTAGTTCTTTGAAGAAGGACGCATCAGACCATCTATTGTTCGTATTTATTTCGCTGCCGGCGAGAAGCGGCTGTTCGAGATCTCGCGTTTACTACAGAAGGTCTCAACGCGGCCCGCTCACTCAGAACGGTCACACGTTCCGGAATTAGCCTTTCATTCCACTGCGAAGAAACACACGGACGCATCGACCAACTCCCCCGAAGAGACGGCGCGGGCCCGAATTTCTTTGAGACAGGCTCGAACGAGACGCAAAGCGTCCCGTATTCCCAGTGTAATGAGCGAGGGGAAACGGGACGAATCTTCCACTGTTGCAACTATTGATTTTCACATTTCTGCGCCAGCATTTATCTCAAAGCGCGCGCAAGGGACATCTTGGCGCTTAATTAAAATTTTATCCCTGCGAGGCATTTCACGAATTCATGAGACGGAACTTGTGAGCGAAAGGTATGCGGGCCGGCGAGAAAAGAAGCGTGCGCTGCTACCATCGCGCAATACTTTGGAGAATTGATTGCGTGCGTCTCTGGTCTTGATTTTGTTGTGGCTTTTGCCTCTTGAAGCTCCTGCAGAAAGCCAGGAGTCATGCGGAAACATGACCTCGGGCGCACTAGTGTTAATGCAACATGTCTCCGAAAGAAAAACTTGCAGCTTTCCACATAAGCACCTTTcatacttttttttgtttttctctgtgCGTCAGGCTTGTGCAAAGCGCTTGATCTGCGCATTGCCCTGCATTCAAAGCAACCCTCTGAAGTAGCTTTTGAGTTATAGTGGCAATTGCCACTATAACTCATAACGCATGCTTTAAAGCATGCGCTGAAGTAGATTCGCATATACCTGCAAGCAATCAGCGTTGGTACGAGCACTGTGCCTGAAAAAATATGTGTGCCTGTCTAAAATCTTCATTGTCTGGTGTGCATTGCTCTACGCGAAAGTAGCTTAGTCAGTATTTGCGAACGCATAAAAGCAGGCATTGATTAGTCGATTCATAGATACGTTTTTTGTCATTAAAGTGCTCTAGATACAACTCGAAGCAAAACGTACATGTTGAAATcctggtctctctctctctctctctctctctctctctctctctctctctctctctctctctctctctctctctctctctgtgtgtgtgtgtgtgtgtgtgtgtgtgtgtgtgtgtgtgtgtgtgtgtgtgtgtgtgtgtgtgtgtgtgtgtgtgtgtgtgtgtgtgtgtgtgtgtgtgtgtgtgtgtgtgtgtgtgtgtgtgtgtgtgtgtgtgtgtgtgtgtgtgtgtgtgtgtgtgtgtgtgtgtgtgtgtgtgtgtgtgtgtgtgcgtgcgtgtgtgtgcgcgtgcgtgcgtgcgtgcgtgcgtgtttgtgtgtgtgtgcgcgcaattTAGCACTTTCGCTTAATTTCCAACACAGTCATTGTCTCATATCACTCGAATAATAGGTTCCGTGACAAGACGACACTGCGACTGACGGTAGATTTATCTAAAACTTTTGGGTTGGGTATGAAAGAGGGCAGCATGGGAGgtgggggagagggggagggggaggcggAGGCACGGTACTGTATTTGCTAAAACATTTTTTTAACTGATCGAATAAAAAACGAGAATCACGTTGGTTCAACTGACAGTTCCCCATTCGGGGAAGGAACACCAGCCGCCCTCTCTCAACCCTTCTCCCCACCCCATCAGCCTACTTCCTCTGTGCTCTGACAATGACGCATGCTGTAGTGCACGGAAGCATTTGAGAGGAATGAGAGCGTTTTGTGGAAGGCGTAGGGGGTCGAGAATGCGGTGAGATTTAGTCTCATGAGGAGGCGGAATGTCTATAGGTTTTGTTTTATGCAAAATGggaatatatttttgtttttattctttcggTCTTGTGCGCACTTACCTAAAATGTAGTCTAAAAACGTAGATCGGATGGAAAAAAAGGGTTGTGAGCCTCTGGATCTGTCTTTTCTTACTTCTTAAATCTATGCAGAGTACTCTAGTTTCTTCCAAAATGTTAATGTTCTGTACGTTGTAAACCAATGGCCAGTGCATATACCACCTTCGTTGCCAGCGGCCCCTACACCGCCGTTCCTGACGCACAGACTAGTTGTAGTTTTCATAGAGCTCCGGAAACAATAATGACATGCATGCATTACGTGATTATGAACGTAGTATTGGAAGCGCTGCTGGCAAGGGTTCTTGTCTATAATCTTGTCTATATTCTGTCTGTAATCACCTGTGTGATTATAGACACAGTAGTCATATCGCCAATTGCTACACTTGTACCTGAAACAACCAAAAACTTTGTAGTTCTCAACATAACCCCACAAAGTCAGTGTCTTCTAAAAAGTCACATGTACTGTTCTACCGCGCACGGCAAATTCGACCTCAAACGCAACCTTGACGCAGCACGAACGACGCTACACAATGGCACACCCCTCCTGTCAATTTGTGCAGAATATTTTCACGATTGTAATGAA
Coding sequences within it:
- the LOC144095287 gene encoding short transient receptor potential channel 4-like, whose product is MPPKPQKRLMHAVAGVMETEDEVHIVASSTSLNQQDGVEPAALPELDTDELHYFELVESGKISDLAAFFTNHPKLKKDCLNCQGYTVLHVAARNKNLPMVRTLVQSGVRLKDVLLHAVETGDLALTRFFVEELGKSDRQCETRGYSSSPTYTSDVSPVILAAQLGHWAIIRFFVKRGCTVEPPHKASCLCKTCLKVMSLEGVNVSTRNLNTYKAICNPHYMLQVSGDPFLDSFIYVQSMRETADGQEEFRMAYSEEVAKLRTFICRLLDQCRTVDETRVLLERRAGLEGSVGHLAFPRVILALQYNEREFVTHSYVQQVLRLEWEGEFQAWNRLPFHVKIFHFVVRFFTLPVIAVWVKLKPESTTAKHWSSPVSKYMNHFAARILFVFFVYLQITLDKSRTTRGAPSTGVEWFIVIWVMGYAFEEVIHCVSIGPSRYFRNLWHWYDIVMLSVFFLTFIFWIVAWVEMLGDPSEGSVPPRKDWPSTDSTLIHEALFAVSSVLSVFKLMFFFQESAKLGPLQVSISSMMVEIARFLFICVCIMLAFAFGLTRMYEPYLGMKRKDPDGDEVKQNPAFTTFTNSMKTLFHRMLGVASEDQADVVVANADDGSINEHKFTEFVGSTMYSFYQVLMLVAMLNSLIAIVTGTFQKVVDNAEVHWKFYRTRLWMHYINEALIVPSPFIYFQIPLLIVEATKKKNFWPQRPQPTLSYSDVINKVVQRYLCQEGVILYD